The proteins below come from a single Streptomyces spongiicola genomic window:
- a CDS encoding TetR/AcrR family transcriptional regulator, protein MARPRQFDETEAVTSATELFWRRGYHATSVRDLGDELKLTPSSLYRTFTDKHTLFLRALDHYRATESAEARQHLNAADRPVREALREWMLWLVGCPAGGKPGSGCFVVNTATELGTADEKVSRRTEAAFEVTRQDLRSALAGGRDRGELSADLDIDAAVELLFTTVLGLRVRERAGHDIERLTAAIDAAIRALGPAPAEPA, encoded by the coding sequence TCACGTCGGCGACCGAGCTGTTCTGGCGACGCGGTTACCACGCCACCTCGGTGCGCGACCTGGGAGACGAGCTGAAGCTCACGCCCAGCAGCCTCTACCGGACGTTCACGGACAAGCACACGCTGTTCCTGCGCGCCCTCGACCACTACCGGGCCACCGAGTCGGCCGAGGCCCGGCAGCATCTGAACGCGGCGGACCGCCCCGTGCGGGAGGCACTGCGGGAATGGATGCTGTGGCTGGTCGGCTGCCCGGCCGGCGGCAAGCCCGGCAGCGGGTGCTTCGTGGTCAACACCGCCACCGAACTCGGCACCGCCGACGAGAAGGTCAGCCGGCGGACCGAGGCCGCCTTCGAGGTCACCCGGCAGGACCTGCGCTCCGCACTGGCCGGGGGCCGCGACCGCGGCGAGCTGTCCGCCGACCTCGACATCGACGCCGCGGTGGAGCTGCTGTTCACCACGGTCCTCGGCCTGCGGGTGAGGGAGCGCGCCGGCCACGACATCGAGCGTCTGACCGCCGCGATCGACGCCGCGATCCGCGCCCTGGGGCCCGCACCCGCGGAGCCCGCCTGA
- a CDS encoding TetR/AcrR family transcriptional regulator yields MRQERASRTRRALLRAAAEEFDRLGYAGASLAGIARAAGISLGALTFHFSSKQELSTAVSEQGCAATRALVARTGARGEPPVQCAVSLTLGLVELLEKDASVRAAARLDREAADAGHGWQGVWAPVIHECLRAAADAEGSPVGDSAALAALAVLLVCGTEATLPRPAGPGSPAGPAGHGGQQGNSALLARIWRQILPQTAQAGCGPGRPPQPRGSHTALHPPSTGTPAPVTNEA; encoded by the coding sequence ATGAGGCAGGAGAGAGCCAGTCGCACCCGTCGCGCCCTGCTGAGGGCTGCCGCGGAGGAGTTCGACCGCCTCGGTTACGCGGGAGCGTCACTCGCCGGCATCGCGCGGGCCGCGGGAATCTCCCTCGGGGCGCTGACTTTCCACTTCTCCTCCAAGCAGGAGTTGTCGACGGCCGTCAGCGAACAGGGGTGCGCCGCGACCCGCGCCCTCGTGGCCCGCACCGGTGCGCGCGGGGAACCTCCGGTGCAGTGCGCCGTGTCGCTCACGCTCGGCCTGGTGGAACTCCTGGAGAAGGACGCATCGGTGCGGGCCGCGGCGCGGTTGGACCGCGAGGCCGCCGATGCCGGGCACGGGTGGCAGGGTGTCTGGGCACCGGTGATCCACGAGTGCCTGCGGGCGGCGGCCGACGCGGAGGGGAGCCCGGTCGGGGACTCGGCCGCGCTCGCGGCCCTGGCGGTGCTGCTGGTCTGCGGGACCGAGGCGACCCTCCCCCGCCCCGCCGGCCCCGGCAGCCCTGCCGGCCCTGCCGGCCACGGCGGCCAGCAGGGCAACTCGGCCCTGCTGGCCCGCATCTGGCGGCAGATCCTGCCTCAGACGGCCCAGGCCGGGTGCGGCCCCGGGCGGCCGCCCCAGCCCCGCGGTTCTCACACGGCGCTGCATCCTCCGTCCACGGGCACCCCGGCCCCCGTGACGAACGAGGCGTGA
- a CDS encoding SDR family NAD(P)-dependent oxidoreductase, translated as MVTGASSGIGEAAARLFAAQGAAVTVMARREDRLHALAEDISAAGGSALVTAGDVTSPADVRRAVTAAVAMYGRLDAAFNNAGWGSVGSPLHETDDAVFEQIMDVNVRGVWNCLKEQVPVMLRQGAGSIVNTSSTAGSFATGAIAPYVAAKHAVLGLTRAAAAEYGDRGIRVNALMVGSTRTELMETAMEQVPRLEQAAVARAVQHRLADPGEVAEAALWLCSDHASFVTGAGVPVDGGCSAV; from the coding sequence ATGGTCACCGGAGCGTCCAGTGGCATAGGTGAGGCCGCGGCTCGGCTGTTCGCGGCCCAGGGGGCGGCGGTGACCGTGATGGCGCGGCGCGAGGACAGGCTGCACGCGCTGGCGGAGGACATCTCGGCCGCCGGCGGCAGTGCCCTGGTGACGGCCGGGGACGTGACGTCGCCGGCGGACGTGCGGCGGGCCGTGACCGCGGCGGTCGCGATGTACGGCCGGCTCGATGCGGCCTTCAACAACGCGGGTTGGGGGAGTGTCGGTTCACCGCTGCACGAGACGGACGACGCCGTCTTCGAGCAGATCATGGACGTGAACGTGCGGGGTGTGTGGAACTGCCTCAAGGAGCAGGTCCCGGTCATGCTGCGGCAGGGGGCGGGGTCGATCGTCAACACGTCGAGCACGGCGGGGTCGTTCGCGACCGGTGCCATCGCCCCGTACGTGGCGGCCAAGCACGCGGTGCTCGGTCTCACCAGGGCCGCGGCCGCCGAGTACGGCGACCGCGGCATCCGCGTCAACGCGCTGATGGTCGGCAGCACGCGCACCGAGTTGATGGAGACGGCGATGGAGCAGGTTCCCCGGCTGGAGCAGGCGGCCGTCGCGCGGGCCGTCCAGCACCGTCTCGCCGACCCGGGGGAAGTGGCCGAGGCGGCGCTCTGGCTCTGCAGCGATCACGCCTCGTTCGTCACGGGGGCCGGGGTGCCCGTGGACGGAGGATGCAGCGCCGTGTGA
- a CDS encoding ScbR family autoregulator-binding transcription factor — MAGRVIRQERAVQTRAALLRAAAEVFAESGYAGANVSAIAERAGLTLGALYFHFRNKGQLAREIVLSQPDLVVPPHPCRGLQHAVDVTLTWAYQLLDDPLLLAGARLVMEQEHFAGPSQNSHQQWTRLVSEDLHEAKRRRELRAGVDVEALARLVVNACTGAQMHSHLETRRRDLPGRVEEMWRCLLPAIAVPSAVKGLRFGASRAKGV; from the coding sequence ATGGCAGGTCGAGTGATCAGGCAGGAGCGGGCCGTACAGACGAGGGCCGCGCTGCTGCGAGCCGCAGCCGAGGTGTTCGCGGAGTCCGGCTATGCCGGAGCGAACGTGTCGGCGATCGCGGAACGGGCCGGCCTCACGCTGGGCGCCCTGTACTTCCACTTCCGCAACAAGGGGCAGCTCGCCCGCGAGATCGTGCTCTCCCAGCCGGACCTCGTGGTGCCCCCGCACCCCTGCCGTGGACTGCAGCACGCCGTCGACGTGACCCTCACCTGGGCGTACCAGCTGCTCGACGACCCGCTGCTGCTCGCCGGGGCGCGGCTGGTGATGGAACAGGAGCACTTCGCCGGGCCCTCGCAGAACTCCCACCAGCAGTGGACGCGTTTGGTCTCCGAGGACCTGCACGAGGCGAAGCGGCGGCGGGAGCTGCGGGCGGGAGTCGATGTGGAGGCGCTGGCCCGGCTGGTGGTCAACGCGTGCACGGGGGCGCAGATGCATTCCCATCTGGAGACCCGGCGCCGGGACCTGCCGGGCCGGGTGGAGGAGATGTGGCGGTGCCTGCTTCCGGCGATCGCGGTGCCGAGCGCCGTGAAGGGACTGCGGTTCGGCGCGTCCCGGGCGAAGGGCGTGTGA
- a CDS encoding ScbA/BarX family gamma-butyrolactone biosynthesis protein: MHSSAHTDLRTSDLQRLARKASPGEVFVRDWREESPQTHVVALGWPRSHTFYTLRSGATSPLLFVEAVRQALAVLSHTAQEIPLDHRLGRDSARCTFAPAAFRERRAPTDVELRVRHSGVTRRRLGSVRLTARIEATCGGEVLGCAEIGYATHPPVIYDRLRGTYADAQQSFAAALPPARPVTPALVDRTHPGDVVIACTSKAHHYQLRTDTSNSVLFDHPHDHVPGIVLLEAVVQAVHASAPGHARLASLDTAFLRYVEFDMPCWVDVAPGPPDAQGGSRLLVTGTQNGRKAFSATLAFDSPTTSLEPAVPAGPERLGTGPTPAACPAG, encoded by the coding sequence ATGCACAGCAGCGCACACACCGACTTACGCACCAGCGATCTTCAGCGGCTCGCCCGCAAGGCGAGCCCCGGAGAGGTCTTCGTCCGGGACTGGCGCGAGGAGTCCCCGCAGACCCATGTCGTCGCTCTCGGCTGGCCGCGTTCCCACACCTTCTACACGCTCCGCAGCGGAGCCACCAGCCCGCTGCTCTTCGTCGAGGCCGTCCGGCAGGCACTCGCGGTCCTGTCGCACACGGCCCAGGAGATACCCCTCGACCACCGCCTCGGACGGGACTCCGCCCGCTGCACCTTCGCCCCGGCGGCCTTCCGGGAGCGCCGGGCGCCCACCGATGTGGAACTGCGCGTCAGGCACAGCGGCGTCACCCGGCGCCGGCTCGGCTCGGTCCGGCTCACCGCCCGCATCGAGGCCACCTGCGGCGGCGAGGTCCTGGGCTGCGCCGAGATCGGGTACGCCACCCACCCGCCCGTCATCTACGACCGCCTGCGCGGGACGTACGCCGACGCACAGCAGTCCTTCGCCGCAGCGCTCCCGCCGGCACGGCCCGTCACTCCGGCGCTGGTCGACCGCACCCACCCGGGGGACGTCGTCATCGCGTGCACCTCCAAGGCGCACCACTACCAACTGCGCACGGACACCTCCAACTCCGTGCTCTTCGACCACCCGCACGACCACGTGCCGGGCATAGTGCTGCTCGAAGCAGTGGTCCAGGCCGTGCACGCCTCGGCACCGGGACACGCGCGACTCGCCTCCCTCGACACCGCCTTCCTGCGGTACGTCGAGTTCGACATGCCCTGCTGGGTCGACGTCGCGCCCGGGCCGCCGGACGCGCAGGGCGGTTCCCGGCTCCTGGTGACCGGCACCCAGAACGGCCGGAAGGCCTTCTCCGCGACCTTGGCCTTCGACTCCCCGACCACCTCCCTCGAGCCCGCGGTGCCCGCCGGCCCGGAACGCCTCGGCACCGGGCCCACTCCGGCGGCCTGCCCGGCCGGGTAG